A DNA window from Calliphora vicina chromosome 1, idCalVici1.1, whole genome shotgun sequence contains the following coding sequences:
- the CtBP gene encoding C-terminal-binding protein isoform X3, with translation MDKNMMLPKRSRLDVKGPFANGPMQARPLVALLDGRDCSIEMPILKDVATVAFCDAQSTSEIHEKVLNEAVGALMWHTIILTKEDLEKFKALRIIVRIGSGTDNIDVKAAGELGIAVCNVPGYGVEEVADTTMCLILNLYRRTYWLANMVREGKKFTGPEQVREAAHGCARIRGDTLGLVGLGRIGSAVALRAKAFGFNVIFYDPYLPDGIDKSLGLTRVYTLQDLLFQSDCVSLHCTLNEHNHHLINEFTIKQMRPGAFLVNTARGGLVDDETLALALKQGRIRAAALDVHENEPFNVFQGALKDAPNLICTPHAAFFSDASATELREMAATEIRRAIVGNIPDVLRNCVNKEYFMRTPASAVAAAAAASVYSEAPDGARP, from the exons ATGGATAAAAATATGATGTTACCGAAACGTTCACGATTGGATGTTAAAGGTCCTTTTGCCAATGGTCCCATGCAGGCCAGACCACTGGTAGCATTATTAGATGGACGTGATTGTTCTATCGAAATGCCCATATTAAAGGATGTTGCCACGGTAGCATTTTGTGATGCCCAAAGTACATCGGAAATTCATGAAAAg gttttaaatGAAGCAGTCGGTGCATTAATGTGGCAtacaattattttaacaaaagaagatttggaaaaatttaaagcaTTACGTATTATTGTCCGAATTGGCAGCGGTACGGATAATATAGATGTTAAGGCAGCTGGTGAACTTGGCATTGCTGTATGCAATGTACCCGGTTATGGCGTGGAAGAAGTGGCCGATACAACAATGTGTCTGATATTGAATTTATACCGAAGAACCTATTGGCTGGCGAATATGGTGCGTGAAGGCAAAAAATTCACTGGACCTGAACAAGTTCGAGAAGCAGCACAT GGTTGTGCTAGAATTCGTGGCGATACATTAGGTTTAGTAGGTCTGGGACGCATTGGAAGTGCTGTTGCTTTAAGAGCAAAAGCATTTGGCTTTAATGTTATATTTTATGATCCTTATCTGCCAGATGGCATCGATAAATCACTGGGTCTAACACGTGTCTATACTCTGCAAGATTTACTATTCCAATCAGATTGTGTGTCACTGCATTGTACACTGAATGAACACAATCATCATCTAATTAATGAATTCACAATTAAACAG atGAGGCCGGGTGCATTTCTAGTAAATACGGCACGAGGAGGTCTGGTAGATGACGAGACTTTGGCGCTTGCCTTAAAACAAGGTAGAATAAGAGCTGCAGCACTGGATGTACACGAAAACGAGCCATTTAATGTATTCCAA GGCGCCCTTAAAGACGCTCCCAACCTAATATGTACACCACATGCCGCCTTCTTTAGTGATGCATCTGCTACAGAACTGCGTGAAATGGCTGCTACAGAAATACGACGAGCCATTGTCGGCAACATACCCGATGTTTTAAGGAATTGTGTTAATAAGGAATACTTCATGCGAACCCCAGCTTCAGCAGTAGCGGCCGCAGCCGCTGCGTCGGTTTATTCAGAAG